Below is a window of Mus caroli chromosome 2, CAROLI_EIJ_v1.1, whole genome shotgun sequence DNA.
CCTCCGTGATTACGGAAGTAGTACTTTTCATCAGCAAGCTCAAGAAGGAATTGTCAAAGTAAGATGACACTTGCTGAGACGCACTGCAAACGCCTGGAAAACCCAGAAGTGGTGTCACACAGACACATTTCTAAGTCTGTGCACGTGTTAGCCTGTCCCCGTCTAACACCAACTAGGAACTTGCATCATTCGCCCGTATCCGTAGCTCGCTCCCCATTAAACTGATACTGTTTCCAGTCCATAGATCTCGTTCGTTTGAATTGACAGGTAGAACCCTCGCCCGGTTCCTGGTCCAGCCGGACAAGCCTccgccctgcccctccccactcccaaacCCACACACGTGTTAGAGCGACACCGCCCCACCGGGTCCCACGTGCACCTGGCCTAACACTCCCCACGTGTGGGTGCTCCACGGGCTTCCTCGGGTGGCCGAGGTCACCCATAACCCCGGAGAGCCAGAGGTACACGACAGGAAAGCCGAGGCCCAGGTCTCTGAGGTCCCAACCCTATGGGGAGTGTCCACACCCATCCTCTCTAACCCCAACAAACCCCAGGGCCGGGGGCGACGGCCCCTTTAAGAAGCGGCCCAGTCGTCGCCCTCAGAGAGGGGCGCACAGGGGCCTACACGACACCCCCTCCGTCCACCCGCCCACGTCTCCTCAACCTCACCTCGGGCCGAGGGGCCCCGCcgccgcggcggcggcggagggggggcggggggcgggcgGGGTCCGGAGGGGGGGGTCGCCCCGCCGACTGTGGAGCCGCGCTTCGCTCTCCGAGGCCGAGGGACGGTGACTGCGTTGGACGGGAACGCTCCTAGCTCGCTCCCTCGGCGGCTCCTGGGACCCCAAGATGGCGGCGGCGCTGAGGCGGCTGCGGGCGCTgggccggcggcggcggcggccacTTTCACTCACTGAGAGGAGCAGAGCAGGGACACGGGGAGCCATGGCGGGGGGGAGGAGAGGCGCCATAGCCAGGCCAGAACAATCGAGCAGGTACTCGGCCGGCTTAGCCCTGCCCCGCCCACGCCCACTGCTAGTCGCTAGCCCGTGTCCGCCGACCGTGCCGCTACGGGCGGCCCCGTGCAGCTTGTACCCCGCTGCCGCCGCCCGACGCCCCGCGCGGGCCGGGGTTCTGGGGGAGACCCTCATCTATACTATCTGAGTGCAGATTGGTCGGGGCTGGGACTGGCGAAGATTGCCGAAAGGCgacggggaggaggaggaggatgtcaTCGCTAGAGTGAGCAAGCAGATCTCGCGGGAGGAGATGTCGCGAGAGCTCAGCGGCCCTGCAACCGCCACAGAAAGGTTACTTTTTCCGGAAATAACGTCAATGGAAACCGCCCAAAAGCGAAGGACTCATTTTGGTCCTGCCGGTGGGAGGTACTGCTTGGCGTTGTCGCTGGAAGTTTTCTCCAGGTAGTGCTGGCCTACCCGGAGGCCAGCTCGGGCGGGGATGGATCCTTTTAAGAGCCAACTTGGAGACGTCTCCTGGTCGTCTTCCTGACGACACTGTCCCCCTTCGGCCCGAGACCGTTGGCACGGAGGCGCTTTCACCTTCCATGCACTTTCCTTTTCCCCAGTGGGGTGAGTCGCCCTGCCCACACTCGAGCAACCGCAGGGCTGgggcgggcggggcggggcgggttGTTTCGTGGTTATTTTATCTGGGTTTGGTTATAGCCCAGGATAGCGTCTAGCTCGGGGgatgtctcctgcctcagcctcccgaggaCTGAGGTTACAGTGTGCGCTATCATGCAGTCTTCTGCACTTAATCCACTCGTTTCCAAGACATATATGGAATTGTTGGACTTCACCCTTTAGTTTTTTGCAAGAATCGCTTGTTGGTTTAATATTATCTGTTTTGCCTGTACTGTGCCTTGTGCAACTCCAGTTGGGTCCAAGTTGCATCCTTTAGAACTGAACTGCTTAAAATTAAAGTCtagaaaatgattattaaaaaaaatgtctttttgtttttcgagatagggtttctctgtgtagccctggctgtcctggaacgcactttgtagaccaggctggcctcgaactcagaaatccgcctgctgggattaaaggtgtgcgccaccacacccagctcttttctttctttctttctttcttttttttttaatgtctcttGGCCTCGATATGCCTTAAGTTCAGGAGAAAAAGTGTCCGTAAACAAGAccttaaatgttaacaaattttAACAGTAACACTTACTTTATAAGAGGGTCTGGCTAGACAGCTCAGCAGACACAGTCACTTGTCACCAATTCTGTTAACCAgaccagaacccacatggtacaagtagagagctgactcctgcttactgtcctctgaccaccacatacatgcagtggcgtgtgtgtgatgtatacacacaggcgatctttttaaattataaaaataattctgcAAGAATCAAAGCAAGTAGAAAGAAGCCCatcttttttaaagagagaagacAAGTGGAAAGAAGACCTCCAAAAAGCCTTGTGTTATTTTGCCAAAATAGCCTACTCAGTGCTGATGCAGAGATCCTGTTTCGAGATGCATAAAAGCCTGATGTTGCCCTACTTGGTCCAAAATGGGAAAGAACTGCAAATGCTCAAAAATGGTTCCCTCACCACGAGCTCGGCTTCAGGAAGGACAGGTCGGAAAAACTGTCTGGATGCTCTCCCCCACGTATCAGCTGCCCAGTTGGGCAAGGTGCCACCAGTACCCacgaaggaaaaaaacaaaatggagttaCATGGATGTGTTCTCTCTGTTCCACTTCTGATCGGTTTCATTGTAACAGTACTAGCAGTGTCAAGATAATCGATCCTAGATGAGAACTGTGTTTGCCTCCATTTTACCTACCCAGCACCTCATTTGGGCCGATATTCTAGCACTCCTGAACACTATCCTGAAACCCAAAGGCTCTATCTAGTGTGTCCAGTGAATCCTAATAGACTAGACACAAATGGATCTGTCCCTACAGTAAATCTTATATGACTGGCTCTGAATTGACCCTTGAGAAGTACTTCATCATAAGACTTTGAAGGGGTGGGGAGCTGCTAAATTGCCGACTTGAAAGCTAATCAAAAATATCTAGTTGATCCTTCCAAATATTTTGGCAGATTATCAGATCTAGTGCTGTCTAGATAGCAATCCTGAGAATCTTCACCACACACAAGTGATAAACAAGTTTTGTCAATGTGTTCCTGATTATAAACAGAAAACTACAAATGGTGGGTGATATTTTACGAATATTTTATAGGATAGAGAGATTGCTCATCAATAAAAGAGCACTTGCTAgtcttggagaggacctgggtttgttttacagcacccacattgtggcCCACAATCATCTGTAttcattccagttccaggaaatttTCTGGCCTCCCAGAGACtagacacacatgttcatatatatgcatgcatgcaaacagtgataaaatttttttgttttcatgatgcTTATTAGAAATGACTTTTAACAAAACAAGTTTACTGTGACAAAAACCAGGCACAGGATTCAAAAGAGCAGTGGTAAAGTAACGGGCCCAGCTTACAGGAGCATTCATAGAAGCCTAGAGTGAAAGCAAAGGATAGGAAGAACCCAAAGGTGATCAGCCCCCTTTAAGAAGAAATCAGTGCAGTACTGTAAGGGGGAAAGGTTGATGAATTAGATTGCCAAAGGTGGGAGAGActgcttagtgggtaagagctctTGCTTTGCAAACAGGAGGCCATAAATTCAAATTCCtaacacatgaaagaaagaaagccccaTACagctgtacatgtgtgtatgctagCACTGGGGGGCAGACAGGCACATCccaggagctcactggtcagccagcctagccaagagCTTCCCATTCATTCAATAAGAGGCCCTGTCTCATTCTGATAAAGTACAGGCTGATAGAGGTAGATTTCTGTTGTCTATTCTGCACTCCACACGATTCACCCAGGACAGGACATCTGTgcgcacacaacacacactataCAAACAAAAAGTCAAGGCTGAAGAATCCAAGAATTTTAAAACTCCAAGTTTAAAAAGCAAGTTTAAAACTCCACTGTTCAAATCAGAGTCAGAAGGCAGAATTTCtggtgaagaagaaagaagtccaACAGTTCTCCTGATGTCACAGGCCTGTCTTTTAGAGAGAGAAGACCTTATCATTATTAATAAGACTTATTATTTTGGCAGGGGGTGGTGCTAGGGTTCAAATCCAAGGCCCTGAGAGTTTGCTTTACCATTGAGACACACCCTCACAATGGACAGATCTCATATTGCCACacaatccttttgtctctgcctctgaataAAAAGTATGTGCtatctgggttgtttttgtttttatgctggaAATTCACAAGCTCCCTCTTCCTATAAAACAATTTGAGATTGTTAAATGGGAGCTAGAAAGATAACTCAGTGGTCAAGACTGCTTGTTGCTTTTAGGACTGGAACTTGGTCCCTAGCACCAGTATTGGATAACTCAAAACATACcattactccagctccagggtatttAACACCATCTTACACATtcgtatgtatacacacatacatacatgcgaaaatgaaataattaagtGTAGTAGCATGcatttaattctagcactcagaaggcagaggcagactttATGTGTTCCAGACCAGttagagctatatagtgagaccctgaatttaaaaaaaaaaaaaaaagatatttttttaaatagcctcCATATCCCCCACATTGGTTTATGGTACAAATAACAGAAGCAACAAATTACTTATGAATATGTGAATTTCTATCATGAACACCCATCtcctaatatttaaaaaaaaaaaaagtgagagatgtttcagtgggaAAAATTCTTGTCATGTAAGCCTGACATCCTAAGGTGAATCCCCAGAATGtgtgatggaagaagagaacagactcctgaaagttgtcctctgacctcccaatATGTGCTGTGACATGCACATAGATGCATCCGAACATATTAGTAATGATAAACTATGAGGTTTCAGGAAACACCTTACCCTAGCCTTCCTGTAGTTTTTGAGATGCAGCCTTGGTGATACAAGCTGTAGTGGCtactcctggttgtcaacttgactatatctggaatgaactacagaaCTGggaggctcaccagtgatcctaatctggaggctgggagatcgaagtttctgacctggatcttggtatggagatcttgaggcgtagtggctatggattccagaagattaaaacagagagatctccaaattcaaggtcatctgggattaaaggtgtggtggcacatacctttaatctgggctacaccttctgctggagacctacataagggcattagaagaaggaaggagttctcctctctttcctctctctcctctcctctgtcctctctctgagCAACTGCTacatccttggacttccattcacagctgctgctgaccattgttgggagttggactgcagactaaatcatcaacaaattcctttactatacagagactacccataagttctgtgactctagagaaccctgactaatatacgAGCTTTAAGCATAATTGTTTGTATCTGCCTGAATGCCCAGTTCTTGTA
It encodes the following:
- the LOC115029575 gene encoding uncharacterized protein LOC115029575; translated protein: MAAALRRLRALGRRRRRPLSLTERSRAGTRGAMAGGRRGAIARPEQSSRYSAGLALPRPRPLLVASPCPPTVPLRAAPCSLYPAAAARRPARAGVLGETLIYTI